In the Maridesulfovibrio ferrireducens genome, one interval contains:
- a CDS encoding HD domain-containing phosphohydrolase: MDNSELTILVIDDETFVRETISDYLSDSGFNILNAGDGEEGLEVFREKKPDAVLVDLNMPRVDGFEVLKAVREEQPDVPILVVSGAGLIQDAIKAVRLGAWDFVTKPIVDLSILEHALKQGLERAALIKENKLYKEHLESEVLKRTEDLRSEIKVRKETQDALMALQVEVIETQKEIIMTLGEVVETRSNETAKHVRRVAEYTGILALRAGLGPEEANLLKLAAPMHDVGKIGIPDTVLNKPGKLTSEEFDLIKTHTTIGHEILKHSERPIIRAAAIVAYEHHERWDGKGYPRGLAGEDINIYGRITGIADVFDALGCDRVYKKAWSIDKIKGYFEQEKGRQFDPVLTDLFFENLEEILELRKMYPDG, encoded by the coding sequence TTGGATAATTCTGAATTGACAATCCTGGTTATTGATGACGAAACTTTTGTGCGCGAAACAATCAGCGATTATCTCAGCGATTCCGGTTTCAATATATTAAATGCCGGAGATGGTGAGGAAGGTCTTGAAGTTTTCAGGGAAAAGAAACCTGACGCCGTCCTCGTTGATTTAAATATGCCTCGCGTTGACGGATTCGAAGTTCTTAAAGCCGTGCGCGAAGAACAGCCTGATGTTCCGATCCTTGTTGTTTCCGGTGCGGGTCTTATTCAGGATGCCATAAAAGCTGTGCGTCTCGGAGCCTGGGATTTTGTCACCAAGCCTATTGTAGATCTCAGCATTCTTGAACATGCTTTGAAACAGGGACTTGAGAGAGCCGCTTTAATCAAAGAAAATAAATTATACAAAGAGCATCTCGAGTCAGAAGTTCTTAAAAGAACTGAAGATCTGCGCAGTGAAATAAAGGTTAGAAAAGAAACTCAAGATGCCTTGATGGCTTTACAGGTTGAGGTCATTGAGACTCAGAAAGAAATTATTATGACTCTTGGCGAAGTTGTTGAAACCCGTTCAAATGAAACAGCTAAACACGTTCGCAGAGTCGCTGAATATACTGGAATTCTGGCACTGCGGGCTGGGCTTGGTCCTGAAGAGGCAAATCTGCTCAAGCTTGCCGCTCCTATGCATGATGTAGGAAAGATAGGCATACCGGATACTGTGCTTAACAAACCCGGTAAGTTAACTTCAGAAGAATTTGATTTGATTAAAACGCATACTACTATCGGTCATGAAATTTTGAAGCATTCAGAACGGCCTATTATTAGAGCCGCTGCAATCGTTGCTTATGAGCATCACGAACGCTGGGATGGTAAGGGTTATCCTCGCGGGCTTGCCGGAGAAGATATAAATATTTACGGGCGGATAACCGGAATTGCCGATGTTTTTGATGCTCTGGGTTGTGACCGGGTATACAAGAAGGCGTGGTCAATTGATAAGATCAAAGGTTATTTCGAGCAGGAAAAGGGTAGACAGTTTGATCCCGTTTTAACGGATCTATTTTTTGAAAATCTTGAAGAAATTCTTGAACTGCGTAAGATGTACCCTGACGGCTAA
- a CDS encoding peptidylprolyl isomerase has protein sequence MANPMVMMETPEGDVLIELYEDKAPKTVANFLKYVDEDFYAGTIFHRVINNFMVQGGGFDFSMKEKKSNPPVENEADNGLKNEVGTLAMARTMDPHSASSQFFINVKDNGFLNHTAKNPQGWGYCVFGKVVDGMEAVDKIKKVRTRSHGPMDDVPVEPISIISMVRFED, from the coding sequence ATGGCTAATCCTATGGTAATGATGGAAACACCTGAAGGTGACGTTTTAATTGAGCTTTACGAAGATAAGGCTCCTAAAACTGTTGCAAACTTTCTGAAATATGTGGACGAAGATTTTTACGCTGGAACCATTTTTCATAGAGTTATTAATAACTTCATGGTTCAGGGCGGCGGTTTTGACTTTTCAATGAAAGAAAAGAAAAGTAATCCTCCTGTTGAGAATGAAGCTGATAACGGCTTGAAAAATGAAGTGGGAACTCTTGCTATGGCTCGTACCATGGACCCTCATTCCGCTTCATCACAGTTTTTCATTAACGTGAAAGATAACGGTTTCCTGAATCACACCGCAAAGAACCCTCAGGGTTGGGGATATTGTGTATTCGGTAAGGTTGTTGATGGAATGGAAGCTGTAGATAAAATTAAGAAAGTGCGCACTCGTAGTCACGGCCCTATGGATGATGTGCCAGTTGAACCTATCAGCATCATTTCTATGGTCCGTTTTGAAGATTAA
- a CDS encoding DUF401 family protein — translation MDSLINMLPLFKILFVFICMLIGIRFKLGVGLSVLIGGFVLALVTDMKMDALLQTVQSAVTDEKTIYLALIVALIMLLSGLLERTGQAGRIMDSLTGYLKSPRLRLVFFPALIGLLPMPGGAIFSAPMIREAAEGLDVTDKDKVVINYWFRHVWELAWPLYPGMLLGAALSGMPVFKFISYTAPGSLACILLGYFFFLRPSILPLKNGVHDNVEIKPGSALIAVKEGMPLLLAIGGALCFEGVFSLISPNIPFEAGIVVALFLAVICAAFSNSGSFAIICSLLVQKRFISMIFLILCVFIFKDVLGDCGLVGELSRLAGGEAALIAAAVFVPFLIGFIAGITMAFVGAAMPLVVGLVDSMGITSQLPAWAMLCMFSGFAGLMASPLHICFLLTCEYFKVDLFSAWKRIVVPSLALLCLGVAYFFVLV, via the coding sequence ATGGATTCCCTCATTAACATGCTGCCTTTATTTAAAATTTTGTTTGTTTTTATTTGTATGCTGATAGGCATCAGATTTAAATTAGGGGTGGGGTTGTCGGTGCTTATCGGTGGATTTGTTCTGGCGCTTGTAACTGATATGAAAATGGATGCATTGTTACAGACTGTTCAGTCCGCGGTGACAGACGAAAAAACTATATATCTGGCTTTAATTGTTGCCTTGATCATGCTTCTCAGCGGATTGCTCGAGCGTACCGGGCAGGCCGGAAGAATTATGGACTCTTTGACAGGATACCTTAAAAGTCCCCGGTTGCGGCTGGTCTTTTTTCCGGCTTTGATCGGATTGCTTCCTATGCCGGGCGGAGCAATTTTTTCTGCACCTATGATTCGTGAAGCCGCAGAAGGGCTTGATGTTACTGATAAAGATAAGGTCGTAATTAATTACTGGTTCAGGCATGTGTGGGAATTAGCATGGCCGCTATATCCCGGAATGCTTCTCGGGGCGGCCTTAAGCGGAATGCCGGTGTTTAAATTTATCAGTTATACTGCTCCCGGATCGTTAGCTTGTATCCTGTTAGGGTATTTCTTTTTTTTAAGACCTTCCATTTTACCTCTTAAAAACGGCGTTCATGATAATGTAGAAATTAAACCGGGCAGCGCCTTAATAGCTGTAAAAGAAGGGATGCCACTTCTTTTGGCAATTGGTGGAGCATTGTGTTTTGAAGGTGTTTTTTCTCTTATATCTCCAAACATTCCATTCGAAGCAGGGATTGTTGTTGCATTATTTTTAGCTGTAATTTGTGCGGCATTTTCTAATTCAGGATCATTTGCAATTATTTGCTCTTTGCTGGTTCAAAAAAGATTTATAAGCATGATCTTTTTGATACTATGTGTGTTTATATTTAAAGATGTACTCGGTGATTGTGGATTGGTCGGGGAACTTTCGCGCCTTGCAGGCGGAGAAGCGGCTTTGATTGCAGCCGCGGTTTTTGTTCCGTTTTTGATAGGCTTTATTGCAGGTATTACGATGGCTTTTGTAGGGGCTGCAATGCCGCTCGTTGTGGGACTGGTTGATTCTATGGGGATTACCTCACAGCTTCCGGCATGGGCTATGCTTTGCATGTTCTCCGGTTTTGCAGGCTTGATGGCCTCTCCACTTCATATATGTTTTCTTTTGACCTGTGAGTATTTTAAGGTAGATTTGTTTTCAGCATGGAAAAGGATAGTGGTTCCCAGCCTTGCTTTGCTGTGTCTGGGAGTAGCGTACTTTTTCGTTTTGGTGTAG